A window of Marinobacter salarius contains these coding sequences:
- a CDS encoding HupE/UreJ family protein: MGTGNRLLWIFLTLGLLGMSTDVLAHAVAQGDKGYIQEITGINLISFIYLGAKHMVTGYDHLLFLLGVIFFLYQMKHIAIYVSLFALGHSTTMLLGVYFNVGINSYIIDAIIGLSIVYKALDNIGAYQRWFGFQPNTKAATLIFGFFHGFGLSTKIIEYDISQDGLIPNLLAFNVGVEIGQLIALAMILIAISFWRKTDGFFRHAYTANVAMMSAGFLLFGYQLTGYFVA; this comes from the coding sequence ATGGGCACAGGTAACCGTCTACTCTGGATATTTCTGACACTGGGCTTGCTGGGTATGAGTACCGATGTGCTTGCCCACGCAGTCGCCCAGGGCGACAAGGGGTACATCCAGGAAATTACCGGGATAAACCTTATTTCGTTCATCTATCTGGGGGCCAAACACATGGTCACCGGCTATGACCACCTGCTGTTCCTGCTGGGTGTCATTTTCTTCCTCTACCAAATGAAGCACATCGCCATCTACGTGAGCCTGTTTGCTCTAGGGCATTCCACGACGATGCTGCTGGGGGTGTACTTCAACGTGGGCATCAACAGCTACATCATTGATGCGATTATCGGTCTGTCCATCGTCTACAAGGCACTGGACAACATCGGTGCCTATCAGCGTTGGTTTGGTTTCCAACCCAATACCAAGGCCGCCACGCTGATCTTCGGGTTCTTCCATGGCTTTGGTCTGTCCACCAAAATCATCGAATACGACATCTCACAGGACGGCCTGATTCCGAACCTCCTCGCCTTCAATGTGGGCGTGGAAATCGGACAGTTAATCGCCCTGGCCATGATCCTGATTGCCATCAGCTTCTGGCGAAAGACCGACGGTTTTTTCCGGCATGCCTACACCGCCAACGTGGCCATGATGAGCGCAGGTTTTCTGCTCTTTGGCTATCAGCTCACCGGTTACTTTGTCGCCTGA
- a CDS encoding fibronectin type III domain-containing protein translates to MNRVIKMSQKCIAAFFVGVVITGCGGDSSGSSSREGVAQGSPSGIFERSASLSWNAPSTRANGDGIKMGELSGYVINYGQNPERLSETVRIGDAGTMEYIFDNLDDGTWYFTIQVEDADGLMSAPSAPVSKTI, encoded by the coding sequence CACAAAAATGTATAGCCGCGTTTTTTGTAGGAGTTGTGATTACGGGATGTGGTGGCGATTCGTCAGGGAGTTCCAGCAGGGAAGGTGTCGCGCAAGGTTCCCCGTCAGGGATCTTCGAGCGTTCGGCGTCGCTGAGCTGGAACGCTCCGTCAACTCGAGCGAACGGTGATGGCATCAAGATGGGCGAGTTGTCCGGCTACGTCATCAACTATGGCCAGAACCCAGAAAGGCTTTCCGAAACGGTGCGGATTGGCGATGCCGGAACCATGGAATACATCTTTGATAACCTGGACGATGGCACCTGGTACTTCACCATCCAAGTGGAAGATGCCGATGGTTTGATGAGTGCGCCATCAGCACCGGTCAGTAAAACCATCTAA
- a CDS encoding L-threonylcarbamoyladenylate synthase yields MSQFFQIHPETPQKRLINQAVDILRKGGVIVYPTDSAYAIGCHLGDKQAADRIKRIRRLDDKHNFTLMCRDLSDIGVFAKVDNTQYRLLKNFTPGAYTFILDATSEVPRRLLHPKRKTIGMRVPDNAIVQALLAELGEPIMSSTLILPGDEDPMTDPYDIRETLEHELDLIIDGGFCGLEATTVVNMTGDAPEVTRVGKGDPEPFRI; encoded by the coding sequence GTGAGCCAGTTCTTCCAGATTCACCCGGAAACGCCCCAGAAGCGGCTGATCAACCAGGCCGTGGATATTCTCCGCAAGGGAGGCGTTATTGTATATCCGACCGATTCCGCCTACGCCATTGGCTGTCACCTCGGTGACAAGCAGGCAGCGGACCGGATAAAGCGCATTCGCCGCCTGGATGACAAGCACAACTTCACCCTGATGTGCCGGGACCTTTCGGACATCGGCGTGTTCGCGAAGGTCGACAACACCCAGTATCGGCTGCTCAAGAACTTCACGCCGGGGGCTTACACATTCATTCTGGACGCCACCAGTGAAGTACCACGCCGTCTGTTACACCCCAAGCGTAAAACCATTGGCATGCGGGTGCCGGACAACGCGATTGTGCAGGCGCTGCTGGCGGAACTGGGCGAACCCATCATGAGCAGTACTCTGATATTGCCGGGTGACGAGGACCCGATGACCGACCCTTATGACATCCGGGAAACTCTGGAACACGAGCTGGATCTGATCATCGATGGTGGTTTTTGCGGCCTGGAGGCGACCACCGTGGTGAACATGACTGGGGATGCACCGGAGGTGACTCGCGTCGGTAAAGGGGACCCAGAGCCCTTCCGGATTTAG
- a CDS encoding DNA topoisomerase III yields MRLYIAEKPSLGRAIAAALPAPHQKGNGWIRCGEGSNASTVSWCIGHLLEPAEPGQYDPRWKKWRQEDLPLFPGRWEVMPKDSVRQQLKVLESLIRKAATIVHAGDPDREGQLLVDEVIRYTGATCPVQRILINDLTPAAVAKAIQAPKDNREFRRLSHSALARQRADWLYGINLTRFYTLSYQQQGQQGVYSVGRVQTPVLGLVVARDTTIENFQPKPFFRVQATCHAVDEESDQQSFTARWQPSEAYREYLDEEDRLLDSDVARQIAEAVEGRPGKVTESRFRDRNEAPPLPFSLSALQIEAGRLFRMGAKDVLDTAQNLYERHQLITYPRSDCRYLPEGHFDQRQSVVHAIGNVAGELATACEATDLNRRTEAWNDKKVDAHHAIIPTARKAPNGRLSEAERNIYELISRYYLMQFSADAIHREGKLTVGIGEHAFRATETAVLQPGWKTLEIRQRESRQEAAKAPLPRLENGDPILCDSVDIAERKTQPPQYFTDATLLSAMTNIARFVSDPELRKTLRETDGLGTEATRAAIIDTLFRRDYLYRDKRHIRSTPKGKALIDSLPESVSKPDMTAIWEATLESIRRGEGNPKQFIADLKEQIRGFINTPEQEAKTAPPGEGQPHCPKCRAPMRQREGKFGAFHACTRFPDCKGTRPIEDQSPADGTGEKPIPCPHCFSPLVRRQGKKGWFWGCSNFPGCRQTLDDDNGKPAIRLRNTT; encoded by the coding sequence ATGCGCCTGTACATTGCTGAAAAACCAAGCCTGGGCCGGGCAATTGCTGCTGCCCTCCCCGCTCCCCATCAGAAGGGGAACGGATGGATTCGTTGCGGCGAAGGAAGCAACGCAAGCACCGTTAGCTGGTGCATCGGCCACCTATTGGAACCGGCGGAACCCGGCCAGTACGACCCGCGCTGGAAAAAATGGCGACAGGAAGATTTGCCTCTGTTTCCCGGGCGCTGGGAGGTGATGCCCAAGGACAGCGTACGCCAGCAGCTAAAGGTATTGGAGTCTCTGATCCGCAAGGCGGCGACCATTGTCCACGCCGGCGATCCGGACAGGGAAGGCCAACTGCTGGTGGACGAAGTCATCCGCTACACGGGTGCCACGTGCCCGGTGCAGAGAATCCTGATCAACGACCTGACTCCGGCGGCCGTGGCAAAGGCCATCCAGGCTCCCAAGGACAATCGTGAGTTTCGCCGCCTGTCCCATTCCGCCCTCGCCCGCCAGCGGGCGGACTGGCTCTACGGCATTAATCTTACCCGTTTCTATACCCTGTCCTACCAGCAGCAGGGCCAGCAGGGCGTGTATTCCGTCGGCCGTGTACAAACCCCGGTGCTCGGATTGGTGGTGGCTCGGGACACCACCATTGAGAACTTCCAGCCGAAACCTTTTTTCCGCGTTCAGGCGACGTGCCACGCGGTGGATGAGGAATCGGACCAGCAATCGTTTACGGCACGCTGGCAACCCTCGGAAGCATACCGGGAATACCTGGATGAGGAAGACCGTTTATTGGACAGCGATGTGGCCAGGCAGATCGCCGAGGCCGTAGAAGGACGGCCCGGCAAAGTTACGGAATCCCGTTTCCGCGACAGGAACGAAGCGCCACCCCTGCCATTTTCACTCTCTGCCCTGCAGATCGAGGCGGGACGACTGTTCCGCATGGGCGCGAAAGACGTATTGGACACCGCCCAGAACCTGTACGAACGCCATCAGTTGATTACCTATCCCCGTTCGGACTGTCGTTATCTGCCGGAAGGACATTTTGACCAGCGCCAGAGTGTGGTGCACGCCATTGGCAATGTCGCCGGCGAACTGGCGACAGCCTGCGAGGCGACGGATCTGAACCGCCGCACCGAAGCCTGGAATGACAAGAAGGTGGATGCCCACCACGCTATCATCCCTACGGCCAGAAAGGCGCCCAATGGACGTCTGAGCGAAGCTGAGAGGAACATTTACGAACTGATCAGCCGGTATTACCTGATGCAGTTCAGCGCCGACGCCATTCACCGGGAAGGCAAGTTAACTGTCGGGATTGGCGAACACGCGTTCAGGGCGACAGAAACCGCTGTTCTTCAGCCGGGTTGGAAAACCCTGGAAATTCGCCAGCGGGAAAGCCGACAGGAGGCCGCCAAAGCGCCCCTCCCCCGCCTGGAGAACGGTGACCCCATACTCTGTGACTCGGTGGACATCGCCGAGCGCAAAACCCAGCCACCCCAATACTTCACCGACGCCACGCTGCTGTCAGCGATGACCAATATCGCTCGCTTTGTCAGCGATCCAGAGCTTCGCAAAACCCTGCGTGAGACCGATGGGCTGGGCACTGAGGCCACGCGGGCGGCGATCATTGATACCCTGTTCCGGCGCGACTATCTATACCGGGACAAGCGCCACATCCGGTCAACGCCGAAGGGAAAGGCGTTGATTGATTCATTGCCGGAATCCGTCAGCAAGCCGGATATGACGGCCATCTGGGAAGCCACCCTGGAAAGTATTCGCCGCGGTGAGGGCAATCCCAAGCAGTTTATTGCAGACCTGAAAGAACAGATACGCGGGTTCATCAATACCCCAGAGCAGGAAGCCAAGACAGCCCCACCAGGCGAGGGGCAGCCGCACTGCCCCAAGTGCCGAGCTCCCATGCGCCAGCGCGAGGGCAAGTTTGGTGCCTTCCATGCCTGCACCCGCTTTCCGGACTGCAAAGGCACACGGCCCATTGAGGACCAGTCGCCGGCGGATGGCACGGGAGAAAAACCCATTCCCTGCCCGCACTGTTTTTCGCCCCTGGTGCGCAGACAAGGCAAAAAAGGCTGGTTCTGGGGCTGCAGTAATTTCCCCGGCTGCCGACAAACACTGGATGACGACAACGGAAAGCCTGCGATCCGTTTACGCAACACTACATAA
- a CDS encoding FecR domain-containing protein, with product MSQCVTLRTFTGLLLLISSLAALPVQAELSVTRGSQAATATPESNATPEWIYTVRPGEHFAEIADALLSKDIPAIRLLQHNGIDNPAKVGSGDNLRIPLAWLQRQPNPARVNSVTGSVQLISGSDGTKRPLTSDSLIRVGDEIRSQAGTATIELADGSVVRISPHSRLAFNRLTQYGKSGMVDTRLRLNQGEIETQVKPVIEGGSRFEIETPSAVAAVRGTMFTLRTAPGMTDLRVTEGEVSFGPPGQTRRIPAGYSASVSTAGVGRMSIRRLPPAPEINPLPQQLKQLPAQLSWTPNGANSHRVDIFDAESGRWINSNEVSDNDFDINLLDNGRYEIHLAAIDNRGMAGMPGVMSFEVDLQARTAALEQPEPGATVNDDMPEFRWRLRGENEVARVEIAEDKDFGNTIATSEWAPDESALPSRPLTPGQYYWRVVTEAGGNSVATSEARSLVVNGTLPPVRIISVNYVDSQVRVFWQKVDTATDYRLQLSEEPGFNNIIKEATLSDTTAALRLIPGRRYFVRLKALSDGPLESRWGPGRELFLE from the coding sequence ATGAGTCAATGCGTCACCCTGCGAACGTTCACCGGTTTGCTGCTCCTAATCAGCTCCCTGGCGGCGTTGCCAGTACAGGCGGAACTTTCGGTCACCCGGGGCTCCCAGGCGGCCACTGCTACCCCTGAATCCAATGCGACGCCGGAGTGGATCTATACGGTACGACCCGGTGAACATTTTGCGGAGATCGCTGACGCATTGTTGTCCAAGGATATTCCCGCCATTCGCCTGCTACAGCATAACGGCATCGATAACCCCGCCAAGGTGGGCAGTGGAGACAACCTGAGAATTCCCCTTGCCTGGCTTCAGCGCCAACCCAACCCTGCGCGGGTCAACTCGGTGACCGGGTCGGTGCAACTGATTTCCGGTAGTGACGGCACCAAACGCCCCCTGACCAGCGATTCCCTGATTCGGGTGGGTGATGAAATCCGGTCACAGGCTGGCACGGCAACCATCGAACTTGCTGACGGCTCTGTAGTGCGGATATCACCGCATTCCCGCCTCGCCTTCAATCGCCTGACGCAGTATGGGAAGTCCGGCATGGTGGACACCCGCCTGCGCCTCAATCAGGGCGAAATTGAAACCCAGGTGAAACCCGTGATCGAGGGCGGTTCACGTTTTGAGATCGAAACACCCTCCGCGGTGGCGGCGGTCAGGGGCACCATGTTTACCCTCAGGACTGCGCCCGGCATGACCGATCTACGGGTTACCGAGGGCGAGGTATCGTTTGGCCCGCCGGGGCAAACACGCCGGATTCCAGCTGGTTATAGCGCCAGCGTTTCAACCGCAGGTGTGGGCAGAATGAGCATCCGCCGCCTGCCCCCAGCTCCGGAGATTAACCCCCTGCCGCAGCAGTTGAAGCAACTTCCTGCACAGTTGAGCTGGACGCCCAACGGAGCCAACAGCCATCGCGTGGATATCTTTGATGCCGAGTCCGGCCGCTGGATTAACAGCAACGAAGTCAGCGACAATGATTTCGATATTAACCTGCTGGACAATGGCCGCTACGAGATTCACCTTGCCGCCATCGACAATCGTGGCATGGCTGGCATGCCCGGCGTCATGTCTTTCGAAGTCGATCTACAGGCCCGGACTGCCGCACTGGAACAACCGGAACCAGGCGCGACCGTTAACGACGACATGCCCGAGTTCCGATGGCGGTTGCGCGGCGAAAACGAAGTCGCCCGAGTGGAAATTGCGGAGGACAAAGACTTTGGAAACACGATTGCCACCAGCGAGTGGGCGCCTGATGAAAGCGCGCTGCCTTCTCGACCACTGACACCGGGACAATACTACTGGCGGGTGGTCACCGAGGCCGGCGGCAATTCTGTGGCCACGAGTGAGGCACGCTCGCTGGTCGTGAACGGGACCTTGCCACCGGTTCGCATCATCAGTGTCAACTACGTCGATAGCCAGGTAAGGGTATTCTGGCAGAAGGTGGATACTGCAACCGATTATCGCCTGCAGCTGTCTGAAGAACCGGGATTTAACAACATCATCAAAGAGGCTACGCTGTCGGATACCACTGCGGCCTTGCGCCTCATTCCCGGAAGACGGTATTTTGTTCGCCTGAAAGCCCTCTCTGACGGTCCGCTCGAAAGCCGGTGGGGACCAGGGAGGGAATTGTTTCTGGAATAA
- a CDS encoding CHASE2 domain-containing protein, producing MTRNWFPIKTTPWTLGLPLLTFLLLFQTTSAPERLDFWLYDTLITATPAEPADDVVVIAIDELSMDRLGRWPWPRTTHAQLIEKLHQAGAKTIVFDILFPEPSPADQAMANAMQKHGNVILPLHLSPPSRHYLISEQLPAPALASAAATLGHAHVELDEDGLARGLYLFNGLGDQLWPSLALAASDTPSPGPEISSVPPYTNVRQHYRAIPMAGGAGTLPSHSYTKVLDGQFAKDAFKGQTVFVGATAPGFGDILPTPFSGLKQPMSGVEFHANSYSALVKDELISRVSKPIAIGLAVFIIALLSFTLPRMRPARSILLCLTSLGLLALLHALLLVGAKLWLPISHAIVIPLLALPVSSALRLAMTNSFLNRQLDELARGPTMTLEEPSLRHPPQLLSHFQALLQPEGWLLAEGGEVITSSGLTSGDIPPLETPGHWHHIEGQSWIGLVRNGVTYKIGLKLPNNLSREATQRYLRRLPLSSPPSQAPKPGPRENISARIERVRVATERMSQMQRFIRRSFERMPDGIIVTDELGVIRFANGHIEEWFREPMPSLSGLPLARLLEGHDPRDNPPWHETVSETLTLAQSRTVDLRIRNKDFLIHFAPFALPDSDQNGIIANISDISELREQQRQHREAIDFISHDVRSPLVSQLALIEQLKRNRGHIEPEQLDQLGRLAKRSYHLAEEFVQLARAEQLTETRFYECEFLAIVENARDSVSEQAAEKSIQLLLQGTEDLWLKGNAELLERTVINLLTNAVQYSPSGSIVNIQVFQAGHQACLTVTDEGEGIAPEEIPYLFDRYQRKKSSEISGNHGTGLGLSFVNVVVEKHRGEITLRSRPGEGSAFTLKLPVTHPLG from the coding sequence ATGACCCGGAACTGGTTTCCCATTAAAACAACACCTTGGACGCTGGGCCTGCCACTACTGACATTTTTGCTACTGTTCCAGACGACCTCTGCTCCAGAGCGCCTGGACTTCTGGCTTTACGACACCCTTATCACCGCAACACCCGCAGAACCGGCCGATGACGTCGTTGTTATCGCCATTGACGAACTGAGCATGGATCGCCTGGGGCGCTGGCCCTGGCCACGGACAACCCATGCACAGCTCATTGAGAAACTCCATCAGGCCGGCGCCAAAACGATTGTCTTCGACATCCTGTTCCCCGAACCATCGCCGGCAGACCAGGCAATGGCCAACGCCATGCAGAAACACGGCAACGTCATCCTGCCGCTTCATCTGTCGCCGCCCTCCCGGCACTACCTGATCAGCGAACAACTTCCCGCCCCTGCGTTGGCGTCCGCAGCTGCAACGCTTGGGCACGCCCACGTGGAGCTTGACGAAGACGGCTTGGCGCGAGGACTTTATCTGTTCAATGGCCTGGGTGATCAGCTATGGCCCAGCCTGGCACTGGCGGCCTCTGATACACCGTCACCGGGCCCGGAAATATCCAGTGTGCCGCCCTACACAAACGTCAGACAGCACTACCGCGCCATTCCAATGGCTGGTGGTGCCGGGACGCTGCCTTCCCACTCCTATACCAAGGTGCTTGATGGGCAATTCGCAAAGGATGCTTTCAAAGGGCAAACCGTGTTTGTGGGAGCAACCGCACCGGGCTTTGGCGACATCCTGCCCACCCCGTTTTCGGGCCTCAAACAGCCCATGTCCGGCGTTGAGTTCCACGCCAACAGCTATTCCGCATTGGTGAAAGACGAATTGATATCACGGGTATCGAAGCCTATTGCGATTGGTCTCGCCGTTTTTATCATCGCTCTATTGTCGTTCACCCTACCCCGCATGCGACCGGCACGTAGTATTTTGCTCTGTTTGACTAGCCTCGGCTTATTGGCTCTTCTGCATGCGCTGCTGTTGGTCGGAGCCAAGCTCTGGCTACCGATCTCCCACGCCATCGTGATTCCCCTGCTGGCGCTGCCCGTATCCAGCGCACTACGGCTGGCCATGACCAACAGCTTCCTCAACCGGCAGCTTGACGAGCTTGCCCGCGGGCCCACCATGACCCTCGAAGAGCCGTCACTGAGGCACCCACCGCAACTGCTCAGCCATTTCCAGGCCCTGCTTCAACCAGAGGGCTGGTTGTTGGCTGAAGGCGGTGAGGTGATCACGTCGTCTGGCCTGACCTCCGGCGATATCCCTCCACTGGAAACTCCCGGCCACTGGCATCACATTGAGGGCCAGAGTTGGATCGGCCTGGTACGCAATGGCGTAACCTACAAAATCGGGCTCAAACTGCCTAATAACCTGAGTCGGGAGGCGACCCAGCGTTACCTCCGCCGTTTGCCGCTGTCCAGCCCCCCTTCGCAGGCGCCCAAACCGGGGCCACGGGAAAACATCTCAGCCCGAATCGAGCGAGTACGCGTGGCGACCGAGCGCATGAGTCAGATGCAGAGGTTTATCAGGCGCAGCTTCGAACGCATGCCGGACGGCATTATCGTAACCGACGAGTTAGGCGTTATCCGCTTTGCCAACGGCCACATTGAAGAATGGTTTCGTGAACCCATGCCAAGCCTTAGCGGCCTGCCCCTGGCCAGACTTCTGGAGGGACATGACCCACGGGACAATCCGCCCTGGCATGAAACCGTCTCGGAAACCCTTACGCTGGCCCAGAGCCGCACCGTGGACCTACGGATTCGAAATAAGGATTTCCTGATTCACTTCGCACCGTTCGCACTTCCCGACAGCGATCAAAATGGCATTATCGCCAACATATCGGACATCTCGGAGCTCAGGGAACAGCAGCGACAACACCGGGAGGCCATCGACTTCATTTCCCACGATGTTCGCTCACCGCTGGTTTCCCAACTTGCATTGATCGAACAGCTCAAGCGGAATCGTGGCCATATCGAGCCGGAACAGCTCGACCAACTGGGCCGGCTAGCGAAACGAAGCTATCACCTTGCCGAAGAATTCGTGCAGCTTGCCAGGGCCGAACAGCTGACTGAGACCCGATTTTACGAATGCGAATTTTTGGCCATCGTCGAGAACGCCCGCGACAGCGTCAGCGAGCAGGCCGCCGAGAAAAGCATTCAGCTATTACTTCAGGGAACCGAGGATTTATGGCTGAAAGGAAATGCAGAACTGCTTGAACGCACCGTGATCAATCTGTTGACCAATGCCGTGCAGTACAGCCCCTCCGGCTCGATCGTCAATATCCAGGTCTTTCAGGCGGGCCACCAAGCATGCCTTACCGTAACCGACGAGGGAGAAGGCATTGCTCCCGAAGAGATTCCCTACTTGTTTGACCGTTATCAGCGCAAGAAAAGCAGTGAGATTTCCGGCAACCATGGCACGGGCCTTGGGCTGTCGTTTGTGAACGTTGTGGTCGAAAAGCATCGCGGTGAAATCACCCTTCGCTCGCGCCCCGGAGAAGGGTCGGCCTTTACTCTAAAACTGCCGGTAACGCACCCACTGGGCTAA
- a CDS encoding BolA family protein, translated as MSTQQAIEQKLTSAFDSQHLMVENESHKHSVPPNSETHFKVTLVSSEFEGQGKVKRHQAIYKILADEMAGGVHALALHVYSPQEWERSGQAAPDSPNCMGGSKNDPAFASGGGQ; from the coding sequence ATGTCCACACAACAAGCCATTGAGCAAAAGCTGACAAGCGCTTTCGACAGCCAACACCTCATGGTTGAAAACGAGAGCCACAAACATAGCGTGCCGCCGAATTCTGAAACCCATTTCAAGGTGACTCTGGTGTCTTCAGAGTTCGAGGGGCAGGGTAAGGTCAAGCGGCACCAAGCCATCTACAAAATACTGGCGGACGAAATGGCCGGTGGCGTCCACGCCCTGGCGCTGCATGTGTATTCACCACAGGAGTGGGAGAGGTCCGGCCAGGCTGCGCCTGATTCTCCCAATTGCATGGGCGGCTCCAAGAATGATCCGGCCTTTGCATCCGGAGGTGGCCAGTGA
- a CDS encoding response regulator transcription factor: MRIALLEDEHEQAQHIQSVLSERGHHCDSFPSGQAFLSAVLHRSYDLLVMDWQIPDMTGIEVLESVRAQLNWQIPVVFLTQRDSETDIVRALDAGADDYLAKPAREAELVARINALARRTSPDTEKESLQYGPFEINTQLRTIALHGNVLTLTDKDFDLTLFLFQNQGRLLTREMLLERVWGLAKDINTRTVDTHMSRLRRRLGLNPENGFRIKTIYQRGYRLEAMKASGPDENVPVMEQA; encoded by the coding sequence ATGCGAATTGCCCTGCTTGAGGACGAACATGAACAGGCTCAGCACATTCAGTCTGTGTTGTCCGAGCGCGGGCACCACTGCGACAGTTTTCCGTCAGGCCAGGCATTTCTGAGCGCGGTCCTTCACCGCAGCTATGATCTGCTGGTGATGGATTGGCAAATACCCGACATGACCGGGATTGAGGTTCTGGAAAGCGTACGTGCGCAGTTGAACTGGCAGATTCCGGTGGTGTTTCTCACCCAGCGCGACAGCGAGACGGACATCGTACGTGCGCTGGATGCTGGTGCTGACGACTACCTCGCCAAACCCGCTCGCGAGGCAGAACTGGTGGCGCGCATCAATGCATTGGCACGTCGCACCAGCCCCGATACCGAAAAAGAATCGTTGCAGTACGGCCCTTTCGAGATCAATACCCAGCTTCGGACCATTGCGCTTCACGGCAACGTGCTGACGCTGACCGACAAGGATTTTGACCTGACCCTGTTCCTGTTCCAGAACCAGGGCCGGCTACTGACCCGCGAGATGCTGCTTGAGCGGGTATGGGGACTGGCGAAAGACATCAATACCCGTACCGTGGACACGCACATGAGCCGGCTTCGCCGCAGACTGGGCCTTAATCCCGAAAACGGCTTCCGCATCAAGACCATTTACCAGCGCGGCTATCGTCTTGAGGCCATGAAAGCCTCTGGCCCGGATGAGAACGTACCGGTCATGGAACAAGCCTGA